One window of the Trifolium pratense cultivar HEN17-A07 linkage group LG2, ARS_RC_1.1, whole genome shotgun sequence genome contains the following:
- the LOC123908454 gene encoding B3 domain-containing protein Os04g0386900-like produces MSSSESGGRVSSCQVEVENQAPLPPPSVPMTNMQTDGIKPLSGKPYFDVIISKTHLRPRYAAGPSGNICSTLPFVAVPTIINCRGKGWNMIYNGQNICKQFDSKGWGNFVKGNNLKLGDACVFELMEQSKDKIVFEVQILRGDFQFEFSGIGESEEMPVVLSEFPGTGERDAPFLID; encoded by the exons ATGTCGTCTTCAGAGTCAGGTGGAAGAG TGAGTAGCTGTCAAGTTGAAGTGGAAAATCAAGCCCCGTTACCACCGCCTTCTGTTCCCATGACAAATATGCAAACGGATGGAATTAAGCCGCTTTCAGGAAAGCCATACTTTGATGTGATTATTTCAAAAACACATCTCAGACCCCGTTATGCAGCG GGGCCATCTGGCAATATATGCTCAACACTTCCTTTTGTAGCAGTTCCGACTATTATAAACTGTCGTGGTAAGGGCTGGAACATGATTTATAATGGCCAAAACATATGCAAGCAGTTTGATAGCAAGGGCTGGGGAAATTTTGTGAAAGGTAATAATTTGAAGCTTGGAGACGCATGCGTTTTTGAGCTCATGGAGCAAAGTAAAGATAAAATTGTCTTTGAAGTTCAAATTCTTAGAGGTGACTTCCAGTTTGAATTTTCTGGAATTGGTGAGAGTGAAGAAATGCCAGTTGTCCTATCTGAATTCCCTGGAACTGGTGAGAGGGATGCACCCTTTCTCATTGACTAG
- the LOC123909003 gene encoding DNA-damage-repair/toleration protein DRT111, chloroplastic-like, which translates to MLGGLYGDLPPPSSAEEEKPTTNVWSSSTKMAPATLRKPSSLFTPPHTLLRSQNKPKITNSKTVLSSAPPILAPALEEVMQPALVGVQSTVLEEYDPARPNDYEEYRREKKRKAREVEMMRELERRREEEEEREREREREREKERERERDRDQGDSRLNISGEEAWRRRVGMSGGGGGGGAVPRSPSPPGNVDGFTIGKSETGGLGVGAGGQMTAAQRMMAKMGWKEGQGLGKQEQGITTPLMAKKTDRRAGVIVNASDSKSDKKVKSVNINGVPTRVLLLRNMVGPGEVDDELEEEVGSECAKYGTVTRVLIFEITEPNFPTDEAVRIFVQFERSEETTKALVDLDGRYFGGRVVRATFYDEDKFGKNELAPMPGEIPGFT; encoded by the exons ATGCTGGGTGGGTTATACGGAGACCTACCTCCACCTTCTTCTGCCGAAGAAGAAAAACCAACCACCAATGTCTGGTCAAGCAGCACCAAAATGGCCCCCGCCACTCTCCGTAAACCATCTTCTCTTTTCACACCTCCTCACACCCTTCTCAGATCCCAAAACAAACCTAAAATCACCAATTCCAAAACGGTTCTGTCTTCTGCACCACCTATACTTGCTCCGGCACTTGAAGAGGTGATGCAACCGGCTCTGGTGGGCGTGCAGTCGACTGTGTTGGAGGAGTATGATCCTGCAAGGCCGAATGACTATGAGGAGTATCGAAGAGAGAAGAAGAGGAAGGCAAGGGAAGTGGAGATGATGAGGGAGCTGGAGAGACGGCgggaggaggaggaagagagggagagagaaagggagagggaaagagagaaagaaagagaaagggaGAGAGATAGGGATCAGGGTGATTCCAGGTTGAATATTTCGGGTGAGGAGGCCTGGAGGAGGCGTGTGGGGATGAGTGGAGGCGGTGGAGGTGGTGGGGCTGTGCCGAGGTCGCCATCACCTCCGGGGAATGTGGATGGATTTACTATTGGGAAGTCGGAGACTGGCGGCTTGGGGGTTGGTGCTGGTGGGCAGATGACTGCTGCTCAGAGGATGATGGCGAAGATGGGGTGGAAAGAAGGGCAAGGGCTTGGGAAACAGGAGCAAGGGATTACTACTCCGTTGATGGCGAAGAAAACCGATAGACGAGCTGGTGTTATTGTCAATGCCAGTGACAGTAAGTCTGATAAGAAAGTCAAGAGTGTTAACATCAATGGAGTACCTACCAGAGTGCTGCTACTTAGAAACATG GTGGGGCCTGGCGAGGTAGATGATGAGCTGGAAGAGGAGGTAGGATCAGAATGTGCCAAGTATGGAACAGTAACCCGAGTTCTGATATTTGAGATAACAGAGCCAAATTTTCCCACCGACGAAGCAGTGAGAATCTTTGTGCAGTTTGAGAGATCCGAAGAAACAACTAAAGCGCTTGTTGACCTTGATGGTCGATACTTTGGGGGTAGAGTAGTGCGTGCCACATTTTATGACGAGGATAAGTTTGGCAAGAATGAGCTAGCTCCGATGCCAGGAGAAATTCCTGGCTTCACTTAG